The following proteins come from a genomic window of Synechococcus sp. BIOS-E4-1:
- the gap gene encoding type I glyceraldehyde-3-phosphate dehydrogenase, with the protein MTLRVAINGFGRIGRNVMRGWISRGADTDIEIVGVNATSDPKTSAHLLTYDSILGKLDPSVKIETTDDSMIVNGKQVKFFSDRNPLNCPWKDWGVDLVLESTGVFNTDEKASMHIQAGAKKVILTAPGKGPKVGTFVVGVNEDQYRHEDFDILSNASCTTNCLAPLVKVIDQSIGINRGLMTTIHSYTGDQRILDNNHRDLRRARAAAVNMVPTSTGAAQAVALVYPAVKGKFTGIAMRVPTPNVSAVDLVFESNRASSVDEIKSILKAAADGPMSKIIKYGDLPLVSSDYAGTNQSTIFDADLTLAMGDNFFKIVAWYDNEWGYSQRVVDLAEVVARNWK; encoded by the coding sequence ATGACCCTGCGCGTTGCGATCAATGGATTCGGCCGAATCGGTCGCAATGTGATGCGGGGTTGGATCAGCCGTGGCGCAGACACCGATATCGAGATTGTCGGTGTGAATGCCACTTCAGACCCCAAGACCAGTGCTCACCTGCTCACTTATGACTCCATCCTGGGCAAGCTTGATCCCAGCGTGAAGATCGAAACCACTGACGACTCGATGATCGTCAATGGCAAGCAGGTGAAGTTCTTCTCCGATCGCAATCCCCTCAACTGCCCCTGGAAGGACTGGGGGGTCGATCTGGTTCTGGAGTCGACCGGTGTCTTCAACACCGATGAGAAGGCCAGCATGCACATCCAGGCCGGCGCCAAGAAGGTGATTCTCACCGCTCCGGGTAAAGGCCCCAAGGTCGGCACATTCGTGGTGGGCGTGAATGAGGATCAATACCGTCATGAAGATTTCGACATCCTCAGCAATGCCAGTTGCACCACCAACTGCCTCGCTCCCCTGGTGAAAGTGATCGATCAGTCGATCGGCATCAATCGTGGCCTGATGACCACCATTCACAGCTACACAGGCGACCAGCGGATTCTCGATAACAACCATCGCGATCTGCGCCGTGCCCGCGCTGCTGCTGTGAACATGGTTCCCACCTCTACCGGTGCAGCCCAGGCTGTTGCTCTGGTCTATCCCGCTGTGAAGGGCAAGTTCACCGGTATCGCGATGCGCGTTCCCACTCCGAACGTTTCAGCCGTTGACCTGGTGTTTGAGTCCAACCGTGCCTCCTCCGTCGATGAGATCAAGTCGATCCTCAAGGCTGCTGCTGATGGCCCCATGAGCAAGATCATCAAGTACGGCGATCTGCCCCTGGTGTCCAGCGACTACGCGGGTACCAATCAGTCGACCATCTTTGACGCGGATCTGACCCTTGCCATGGGCGACAACTTCTTCAAGATCGTTGCCTGGTACGACAACGAGTGGGGCTACAGCCAAAGAGTCGTGGACCTCGCCGAGGTGGTGGCCAGAAACTGGAAATGA
- the thiL gene encoding thiamine-phosphate kinase, translating to MTLTLAKLGEAELLRRLACFAPPGQLADDTCTLAADTRQLLVNTDVLVEDIHFSDRTTSPEDVGWRAVATNLSDLAASGAIAVDGITVALVAPGNTHWSWVEDLYRGINEALSCFGGILLGGDCSAGSQRLISVTALGRVGPLRLHRADACPGDWLVTSGAHGLSRLGLALLQGDPALDENETLTVGLRDLAISRHQRPIPRLDALNTLLDQKPKDMPWRAAGTDSSDGLLAAVQALCSSSHCGAQLTREWLPKSTDWPSGSRWDEWCLNGGEDFELVLSLPPAWAQRWIDHQPGSHRIGSITGDSNAIVWSDTRRPVAAAGFDHFGSSLNDA from the coding sequence GTGACGCTCACACTGGCGAAGCTGGGTGAAGCGGAGCTGCTCAGGCGGCTGGCCTGCTTTGCTCCACCGGGCCAGCTGGCTGATGACACGTGCACCCTGGCCGCCGACACCCGGCAGCTGCTTGTGAACACCGACGTTCTGGTGGAAGACATTCACTTCAGTGACCGCACGACTAGCCCTGAGGATGTGGGCTGGCGGGCCGTCGCGACCAACCTGTCGGATCTGGCAGCCAGCGGTGCCATTGCTGTGGATGGGATCACGGTTGCTCTGGTGGCACCTGGAAACACTCACTGGAGCTGGGTGGAGGATCTTTACCGCGGGATCAACGAAGCTCTCAGCTGCTTCGGAGGCATCCTGCTGGGAGGGGATTGCTCCGCAGGCAGCCAAAGACTGATCTCGGTCACCGCACTGGGCCGTGTCGGCCCTCTGCGTCTGCACCGCGCTGATGCCTGTCCAGGTGACTGGCTTGTGACCAGCGGAGCCCATGGCCTGAGCCGGCTGGGGCTTGCACTTCTGCAGGGCGATCCAGCACTTGATGAGAACGAGACGCTGACGGTCGGCCTGCGGGACCTGGCCATCTCCCGGCATCAACGACCCATTCCGCGGCTGGATGCCTTGAACACTCTGTTGGATCAAAAACCCAAGGACATGCCCTGGCGAGCCGCCGGCACAGACAGCAGCGATGGCCTTCTGGCAGCGGTTCAGGCACTTTGCAGCAGCAGTCATTGCGGTGCTCAGCTGACGCGGGAATGGCTGCCAAAGTCAACGGACTGGCCTTCAGGCAGCCGATGGGACGAATGGTGCCTCAACGGCGGCGAGGATTTCGAGCTGGTGCTGAGTCTTCCACCGGCCTGGGCACAACGCTGGATTGACCATCAACCGGGCAGCCACCGGATCGGCTCGATCACGGGCGACAGCAATGCAATTGTGTGGAGTGACACCAGACGTCCTGTTGCCGCTGCAGGATTTGATCACTTCGGCTCCTCACTGAATGATGCATGA